In one Mauremys mutica isolate MM-2020 ecotype Southern chromosome 3, ASM2049712v1, whole genome shotgun sequence genomic region, the following are encoded:
- the ZC2HC1B gene encoding zinc finger C2HC domain-containing protein 1B isoform X2 codes for MSQMHGTAAGSQDLLACETCGRHFAQDVLLRHEPICRKVFNKKRKTFNSLKQRLQGTEIPSVKKQPPPKKQPEKKSNWRQLHEDFINAIQSAKQATKAMKEGRPLPPPPPPSVNPGQATNDSKERTNLNKCCGITPSEQSPRSCHCRTCCAVLCWNARENQKNIRCTLWKKYFRRFSTPSTKQKIRWQITHDLKWLPLLVQHCY; via the exons ATGAGTCAGATGCATGGAACAG CTGCTGGAAGTCAAGATTTGCTAGCTTGTGAAACCTGTGGAAGACATTTTGCACAAGATGTTCTG TTAAGGCACGAGCCAATATGCAGGAAAGTCTTCAACAAAAAGCGCAAAACTTTCAATTCTTTGAAACAGAGACTGCAGGGAACTGAAATTCCCTCAGTGAAGAAACAGCCACCACCAAAG aaacaaCCAGAAAAGAAATCCAACTGGAGACAGCTGCATGAGGACTTTATTAATGCTATTCAGTCAGCCAAGCAAGCCACAAAAGCCATGAAAGAGGGCcgaccccttcctcctcctccacctccaagcGTCAATCCAG GGCAAGCAACAAATGACTCAAAGGAGAGAACCAACCTTAACAAGTGCTGTGGAATCACTCCTTCAGAACAGAGCCCAAGAAGCTGCCATTGCAG GACCTGCTGTGCAGTCCTCTGCTGGAATGCCAGAGAGAACCAAAAAAACATCCGGTGCACCCTTTGGAAAAAATACTTCAGGAGATTCTCG ACTCCCAGCACAAAGCAGAAGATAAGGTGGCAGATCACCCATGACTTGAAATGGCTGCCTTTACTTGTACAGCATTGCTACTGA
- the ZC2HC1B gene encoding zinc finger C2HC domain-containing protein 1B isoform X1 — protein sequence MSQMHGTAAGSQDLLACETCGRHFAQDVLLRHEPICRKVFNKKRKTFNSLKQRLQGTEIPSVKKQPPPKKQPEKKSNWRQLHEDFINAIQSAKQATKAMKEGRPLPPPPPPSVNPDYIQCPYCLRRFNEAAAERHISFCKEQATRRVFAPGQKAAKQAPGKQQMTQRREPTLTSAVESLLQNRAQEAAIAGPAVQSSAGMPERTKKTSGAPFGKNTSGDSRLPAQSRR from the exons ATGAGTCAGATGCATGGAACAG CTGCTGGAAGTCAAGATTTGCTAGCTTGTGAAACCTGTGGAAGACATTTTGCACAAGATGTTCTG TTAAGGCACGAGCCAATATGCAGGAAAGTCTTCAACAAAAAGCGCAAAACTTTCAATTCTTTGAAACAGAGACTGCAGGGAACTGAAATTCCCTCAGTGAAGAAACAGCCACCACCAAAG aaacaaCCAGAAAAGAAATCCAACTGGAGACAGCTGCATGAGGACTTTATTAATGCTATTCAGTCAGCCAAGCAAGCCACAAAAGCCATGAAAGAGGGCcgaccccttcctcctcctccacctccaagcGTCAATCCAG ACTATATTCAGTGTCCCTACTGCTTGAGAAGGTTTAATGAAGCTGCAGCAGAGAGGCACATCAGTTTTTGCAAAGAACAAGCTACACGACGTGTCTTTGCACCAGGCCAGAAAGCAGCCAAACAGGCCCCG GGCAAGCAACAAATGACTCAAAGGAGAGAACCAACCTTAACAAGTGCTGTGGAATCACTCCTTCAGAACAGAGCCCAAGAAGCTGCCATTGCAG GACCTGCTGTGCAGTCCTCTGCTGGAATGCCAGAGAGAACCAAAAAAACATCCGGTGCACCCTTTGGAAAAAATACTTCAGGAGATTCTCG ACTCCCAGCACAAAGCAGAAGATAA